From Halotia branconii CENA392, the proteins below share one genomic window:
- a CDS encoding DUF2934 domain-containing protein yields the protein MPYDLILCPGQNCPIKQNCYRFTAEILGRQDFLVEAPYSFITNSCEHFISNRPDENKIRIKAYEIWQNMGYPSGKSVEHWLQAEKELVELKTQLY from the coding sequence ATGCCTTATGACCTTATTTTATGTCCAGGGCAAAATTGCCCAATAAAACAAAATTGTTACCGTTTTACAGCCGAAATTCTGGGTCGTCAGGATTTTTTAGTAGAAGCCCCCTATAGTTTTATTACTAATTCTTGTGAACATTTTATTAGTAACCGTCCAGATGAAAATAAAATTCGTATAAAAGCTTATGAAATCTGGCAAAACATGGGTTATCCAAGTGGTAAGTCTGTAGAACATTGGCTTCAAGCTGAAAAGGAATTAGTAGAGTTAAAAACTCAACTTTATTAA